One stretch of Prunus persica cultivar Lovell chromosome G1, Prunus_persica_NCBIv2, whole genome shotgun sequence DNA includes these proteins:
- the LOC18789351 gene encoding uncharacterized protein LOC18789351, which produces MEEAKTERFSDIVFSWSLEDIFNENLYKNQVEKIPESFHSVWQYFGSYIHPLLEETRAQVHSSMETIDKAPFAEVVGFEECNPHGVGAYGRNVYDIKVDCWRNRFSDRGKEPYKTLPGDLFVLADAKPETVSDLQRVARSWAFVSVTNVSENENEDDTTSLYFKVKASREFEVNDSTHTSLFLVFLVNLIPNGRIWKALHMSGNQKIIKEVLCTNSVAQKNNYLCSETNDGIRDKWLVESSSWGLNESQTGAVLACLEMLHCDSKPTVQLIWGPPGTGKTKTTATLLFTLLQMNCRTVICAPTNVAITEIASRFLEIVTKTESKSLFCSLGEVLLFGNKERLKVGAHIEDIYLNYRVKKLGECLGPVTGWRSCFASMIDFLEDCVSHYHVFQKNELTEEKEHNGVTELKEKECRSDTELIKGKCKSFLEFFRDRFVSTALPLRYCISTLCTHIAKNYISEHNFQNMISLIRLVETIEFLLVQDNVVSEALELLCSRSEFENVAESSFVDNTFLLGIKIGECLSVLRTLQDSLSRLHLPNVRNEESLMEFCFQRASLIFCTVSSSYKLHRVEMEPLTIAVIDEAAQLKECESTITLQLPGVKHAVLVGDECQLLATVKSNVSNEAAFCRSLFERLSSMESVQRMDCFKPYAAQVVAVQDKLRQKYEKIYGFTVKVRTVEGFQGGEEDVIIMSTVRSNSHQSLDFISQPQRVNVALTRARHCLWILGHERTLLDSESVWKALVLDAKSRQCFFNADEDKNLAKAILEVKKEFDQFDDLLNADSILFRSSRWKVLFSDNFLESFKMLESIRLKKSVLNLLLKLYSGWRPKNRNVGIICGSSSPILRQYKFEGLYIVCTTDIAKDVKYVQILKIWDILPLQDIPKLVNRLESILTRYTDDFINRATRNALRVPKSWPLSLDVPRFKDLSITENQSDLVGGDDSDGRNYVENSQVSESLLLMKFYSLSSGVVNHLLSDHQEFFSYYGENSTTPAFCHRESETVFAIKKHVLHLKSFACGGGSDSTERSLIDMADFDEDEAQFKDMKDSFHDIPPNSYPLVITFHKFLMMLDGTPSAEMRETNSYFERFLDATKLTHSQLQSSRSVALETFIRTKEVKYERFSSSYWPHFNIQLTKKLDASRVFTEIISHIKGGLGSIEAGDGKLTREDYVQLSEGRTSNLSKQKREEIYDIFQAYEKMKMENGDFDLADFVIDLHRRLRSEKYGGDQMDFVYIDEVQDLTISQIALFKHMCSNVEEGFIFSGDTAQTIARGIDFRFQDIRHLFHNKFVLESRSNKLEERKEKGQISKMFHLTQNFRTHTGVLKLSQSIVEVIYRFFPHYIDVLKPETSLIYGEAPVLLKSGENENAIIKLFGNCATGSGNIVGCGAEQVILVRDDAARKEVSMFVGKHALVLTIVECKGLEFMDVLLYNFFGSSPLKNQWRVIYDYMKEEDLLDSTLPQRFPSFNEAKHNILCSELKQLYVAVTRTRQRLWICENVEELSKPMFDYWKKKCLVQVRQLDDSLAQAMQVASSPEEWKSQGIKLYHEHNYEMAIICFQRAGDTYWERSSKAANLKAMADRMRTSNPDKANSILREAAEIFDDLGKADSAARCFSDLGDYERAAWIYMDKGGMSDLERAAECFSLAGCYKDAADAYAKGNFFSECLTVCAKGKLFEMGLQYINYWKKHATEDCVVARRGEGIDKIEQEFLESCALHYYELKDNRSMMKFVNAFDSIILMRNFLKKLDSLDELLLLEEEHGNYLEAAEIAKLKGDILLEADFLEKAGKSREASLHILFYVLANSLWSNGRKGWPIRHISQKKELLSKAKSFAKNKTESFYELVCTEVDILLNEQSDLALIKNHMSVCQRHKSIKGELLSARKILDAHISSSSNKYVWETKLVDDDDLMKCSENQLVSAARKYWSSEMLSVGMKVLDKLENLYNKFPKKNADPVFCQSRCLTHICEVSVYLLQSKCLKLRDQDTERLQRRVKFSTESVVTNIFPMDWRSSLKENMISLRRTDALKNALEQVIVEYTSSKTELSFGQIGRLVMVILGSGKLNSELYEKLVEKLDRHQPWEEFIENLCGNIGPGNSSQEPREVSVMLKFCDALVDTYNVNWRVVNDYISPGCFLYLVERLVIWATCFKGYAITTSSCFIEWLIYQEEDADVSSIVADVQPSLVAILNVVRECVFNKRDMVDWIKKTNENWKNYYSQLILRFVVVLCLVYVNFGTGQDILYDLLGRGFITEQLPWEFYDALKRRRIHKSFSINVSVLAAAFQKISNTLVIASFGSDCSRFLCSDAIFVDMKANRSRDDILRKLFPKPHVLQASQDTSVESGANSSKILPSNSDVVEPLETGDAGGVASHSIGEKHCTDMPSTATSKPQPISSSASQPKASDTQIPSNPEPKETVPDPNAEKADASASSVQGTEASNQVAISPQYSSQKLVIDETISTSPIDKESHTVIDTTPQSEVLETQVASTSEKSNVDELGVREEEMADQTEDTGSVPPKEEEVSSSTMTQQIVISEKTSVRTEEELGHSEQELSSVENLPLQAENIEMEAVEHLIKPRLSVVQPSKAFDPIIEMVWMANASHLNPKVPEGTVGQIGPIDTQPSPSHVEGSDEQATENEPYVASAPIQETCVSASSAPALDVPPINANTHGPANPPVTYVIKDYDDHNPDSQAQNNLTRLSKLKQSIESLSSNTQSSVIQAKTFMMEWMTRPFDHVRSYGVMSEVHQALNVLAQSDHKLYEILCFAMDQLDQLRDALSQYHDSLDLASNAEYTVSRFQQSYTDRDEAIANGESKATEIQEVDAEIKGLETALQHAKKRRTQLAKEINEQLGRAETQDKVVRSLESKILTFKLAIRRPAMLLKEAEFKFQNCLEILRDIFD; this is translated from the exons ATGGAGGAAGCTAAAACAGAACGTTTCAGTGATATCGTGTTTTCTTGGTCGCTTGAAGACATTTTCAATGAGAATCTTTACAAGAACCAG GTGGAAAAGATTCCTGAATCATTTCATTCGGTTTGGCAATATTTTGGGTCTTATATACATCCTTTATTGGAAGAAACTCGAGCACAGGTGCATTCAAGTATGGAAACTATTGACAAAGCACCATTTGCTGAAGTGGTTGGTTTTGAAGAATGCAATCCTCATGGGGTTGGGGCTTACGGGAGAAATGTATATGATATCAAGGTTGATTGCTGGAGAAACAGGTTCAGTGATCGCGGCAAGGAACCATACAAAACTTTGCCTGGGGATCTTTTTGTCTTAGCAGATGCCAAACCCGAAACTGTTTCTGATTTACAAAGGGTAGCGAGGTCCTGGGCTTTTGTTTCTGTCACTAATGTCTCAGAAAATGAGAACGAGGATGATACtacttctctttattttaaaGTCAAGGCATCCAGAGAGTTTGAAGTCAACGATAGCACCCATACATCActatttttggttttcctgGTAAATTTAATCCCTAATGGCAGAATATGGAAAGCGTTGCACATGTCCGGAAACCAGAAGATTATCAAAGAAGTTTTGTGCACCAATTCTGTG GCTCAGAAAAACAATTATCTCTGTTCCGAAACAAATGATGGCATCCGGGATAAGTGGTTAGTTGAGAGTTCATCATGGGGATTGAATGAGTCCCAAACTGGGGCTGTTTTGGCATGTCTTGAAATGCTGCATTGTGATTCCAAGCCTACTGTGCAACTTATATGGGGTCCTCCAGGGACAGGAAAAACTAAAACCACCGCTACTTTGCTTTTTACTCTGTTACAGATGAACTGTAGGACTGTTATTTGTGCCCCAACGAATGTTGCAATAACTGAAATTGCTTCTCGTTTTCTAGAGATAGTAACTAAAACAGAGTCCAAGTCCTTGTTCTGTTCTTTGGGAGAAGTTCTTCTATTTGGGAATAAGGAGCGACTTAAAGTTGGTGCACACATTGaagatatatatttgaattacCGTGTCAAAAAGCTTGGTGAGTGCTTGGGGCCAGTGACTGGTTGGAGGAGTTGCTTTGCTTCCATGATAGATTTTCTTGAAGATTGTGTTTCTCATTACCACGTTTTCCAGAAAAATGAGTTAACCGAAGAGAAAGAACATAATGGTGTTACTGAACtgaaagagaaagaatgcaGAAGTGACACTGAACTTATCAAGGGGAAGTGCAAAtcatttcttgaatttttcagaGATAGATTTGTTTCTACTGCATTACCACTAAGATATTGCATTTCTACCTTATGTACCCATATAGCCAAAAATTACATTTCGGAACATAATTTCCAAAACATGATTTCACTCATACGCTTAGTTGAAAccattgaatttttattgGTCCAAGATAATGTTGTTTCTGAAGCATTGGAACTCCTTTGCTCTCGTTCAGAATTTGAAAATGTGGCTGAGTCATCATTTGTAGATAACACATTTCTGCTGGGCATCAAGATAGGAGAATGCCTTTCAGTGTTACGTACTCTACAGGATTCTCTTAGTAGACTTCACCTTCCAAATGTTAGGAATGAAGAATCTCTAATGGAATTCTGTTTTCAAAGAGCTTCCTTAATATTTTGCACCGTGTCAAGTTCCTATAAGCTGCATAGAGTGGAAATGGAGCCACTGACAATTGCTGTTATTGATGAAGCTGCACAATTGAAAGAATGTGAATCAACAATAACCCTGCAACTTCCAGGCGTGAAGCATGCTGTTCTTGTTGGTGATGAATGTCAGTTACTAGCTACGGTGAAAAGCAAT GTTTCTAATGAGGctgctttttgtagaagcttGTTTGAGAGGTTGAGCTCAATGG AATCTGTACAAAG AATGGATTGTTTCAAACCCTATGCTGCTCAAGTAGTTGCAGTTCAGGACAAACTTCGACAGAAGTATGAAAAGATTTATGGCTTTACAGTGAAGGTGAGGACGGTTGAAGGGTTCCAGGGTGGGGAAGAGGATGTAATTATAATGTCCACTGTACGATCTAATAGTCATCAGTCCCTTGATTTTATATCACAACCACAAAGAGTTAATGTCGCTCTTACAAGGGCTAG GCATTGTCTTTGGATTCTGGGACATGAAAGAACTCTACTCGATAGCGAATCTGTTTGGAAGGCCTTGGTCCTTGATGCCAAAAGTCGTCAATGCTTCTTTAATGCTGATGAAGACAAGAATTTGGCCAAGGCCATATTAGAGGTGAAGAAAGAGTTTGACCAATTTGATGATCTGCTTAATGCTGACAGCATACTTTTTAGAAGTTCTAGATGGAAG GTACTTTTCAGTGATAATTTTCTGGAGTCATTCAAAATGCTAGAGTCAATCCGTCTGAAGAAGTCTGTATTAAATCTTCTACTGAAGCTTTACAGTGGTTGGAGACCCAAGAACCGAAATGTGGGGATAATTTGTGGAAGCTCTTCACCAATCTTGAGACAATATAAATTTGAAGGTCTATATATTGTTTGCACAACTGACATTGCAAAGGATGTGAAATACGTTCAAATATTAAAGATCTGGGACATATTGCCTCTACAGGATATTCCAAAATTGGTAAATCGTCTAGAGAGTATTTTGACAAGATATACAGATGATTTTATCAATCGGGCAACGAGAAATGCCTTGAGGG TTCCTAAGAGCTGGCCACTCTCTTTGGATGTTCCCCGGTTCAAGGATCTTAGCATCACTGAAAACCAGAGTGATTTAGTTGGTGGCGACGATTCTGATGGTAGAAATTATGTTGAGAATTCACAGGTCAGCGAGAGTTTGTTGCTCATGAAATTTTACTCCTTGTCATCTGGTGTGGTAAACCACTTGCTGTCCGACCATCAGG AGTTCTTCAGCTACTATGGGGAGAACTCCACTACGCCAGCTTTTTGTCACCGTGAGTCCGAAACTGTGTTTGCCATCAAGAAACATGTTTTACACTTAAAAAG TTTTGCATGTGGTGGTGGCAGTGATTCAACTGAAAGGAGTTTGATTGATATGGCTGATTTTGATGAGGATGAAGCCCAATTCAAGGATATGAAGGATTCCTTTCATGATATTCCTCCCAACTCTTATCCTCTTGTCATAACATTCCATAAGTTCTTGATGATGCTTGATGGAACACCGAGTGCCGAAATGAGGGAAACAAACTCATACTTCGAAAGATTCCTTGATGCTACAAAACTTACTCACAGTCAATTGCAAAGTTCAAGATCAGTTGCATTGGAGACCTTTATAAGGACAAAGGAGGTTAAGTATGAGAGATTCAGTTCATCTTACTGGCCCCATTTTAATATCCAGTTAACAAAGAAGCTGGATGCTTCAAGAGTCTTTACAGAGATAATATCTCATATCAAAGGTGGTTTGGGATCCATAGAAGCAGGTGATGGTAAACTCACCCGCGAGGACTATGTTCAATTGTCAGAGGGCCGGACTTCCAATTTAAGCaaacaaaagagagaagaaatatatgatatatttcAGGCTTATGAAAAAATGAAGATGGAAAATGGTGATTTTGATCTGGCTGATTTTGTAATTGATCTTCACCGCCGTCTGAGGAGTGAAAAGTATGGGGGTGATCAAATGGACTTTGTTTATATAGATGAGGTTCAAGATCTTACAATCAGTCAAATTGCTCTTTTCAAACATATGTGCAGCAATGTTGAAGAGGGTTTCATTTTTTCTGGTGATACAGCACAGACAATTGCAAGGGGTATTGATTTTAGGTTCCAAGACATACGACATCTGTTCCACAACAAGTTTGTGTTGGAATCAAGAAGCAATAagcttgaagaaagaaaagaaaaaggacaaatttcaaaaatgttCCATTTGACTCAAAATTTCCGTACCCATACTGGTGTACTGAAGTTATCACAGAGCATTGTTGAAGTAATTTATCGTTTTTTCCCCCACTATATTGATGTTTTAAAACCTGAAACCAGTCTTATATATGGGGAAGCTCCGGTTTTGCTTAAATctggagaaaatgaaaatgcaatcataaaattatttggaaATTGTGCAACTGGTAGTGGAAATATAGTTGGCTGTGGCGCAGAGCAGGTTATTTTGGTGCGAGATGATGCTGCTAGGAAAGAAGTTTCCATGTTTGTCGGGAAGCATGCTCTTGTCCTGACCATTGTGGAGTGCAAGGGCCTCGAGTTCATG GACGTACTCTTGTATAACTTTTTTGGCTCATCACCATTGAAAAATCAATGGAGGGTAATATATGATTACATGAAGGAAGAAGATTTGCTTGACTCAACATTACCTCAGCGGTTTCCAAGTTTCAATGAAGCCAAGCACAACATCTTATGCTCTGAACTGAAGCAATTATATGTAGCTGTTACTCGTACGAGACAGAGATTGTGGATTTGTGAGAATGTAGAAGAGCTCTCCAAACCTATGTTTGActattggaagaagaaatgtcTTGTACAGGTTAGGCAATTGGATGATTCACTTGCACAGGCAATGCAAGTTGCAAGCAGTCCAGAGGAGTGGAAATCACAGGGCATAAAG CTTTATCATGAACATAACTATGAAATGGCCATAATATGCTTTCAAAGAGCTGGTGATACGTATTGGGAAAGAAGTTCCAAAGCTGCCAATCTTAAAGCTATGGCTGACCGTATGCGAACTTCAAATCCTGACAAGGCCAATTCCATTCTTAGGGAAGCTGCTGAAATATTTGATGATTTAGGCAAGGCAGATTCTGCTGCCAGATGTTTCTCTGATTTGGGCGATTATGAAAGAGCAG CTTGGATTTATATGGATAAAGGTGGCATGTCTGATCTGGAAAGAGCTGCAGAATGTTTTTCTCTAGCAGGATGCTACAAAGATGCTGCAGATGCGTATGCTAAGGGCAATTTTTTCTCCGAGTGTCTCACTGTTTGTGCCAAAGGAAAACTGTTTGAAATGGGTTTGCAATACATCAATTATTGGAAAAAGCATGCAACAGAGGACTGTGTTGTGGCTAGACGAGGTGAAGGAATAGATAAAATTGAACAAGAATTTCTAGAGAGCTGCGCACTTCACTATTATGAGTTGAAAGATAACAGATCCATGATGAAATTTGTTAATGCTTTTGATTCTATAATTTTGATGCGGAACTTTTTGAAGAAGTTAGATAGCCTTGATGAGCTtcttttgttggaagaagaacatgGAAACTATCTTGAAGCTGCCGAAATCGCAAAGCTAAAAGGTGATATTCTACTCGAAGCTGATTTTCTTGAAAAGGCAGGCAAGTCCAGAGAAGCGTCATTACATATTCTATTCTATGTGCTTGCCAATTCTCTTTGGTCAAATGGCAGAAAGGGCTGGCCCATACGACATATTTCACAAAAGAAGGAGCTTTTATCAAAAGCCAAGTCATTTGCTAAGAATAAAACAGAAAGCTTTTATGAACTTGTTTGCACTGAGGttgatattttgttaaatGAGCAGAGTGACTTGGCTTTGATAAAAAATCATATGAGTGTTTGTCAGAGGCATAAGAGTATTAAAGGTGAATTATTATCGGCtcgaaaaatattggatgCTCATATTTCTTCAAGCTCCAATAAGTATGTGTGGGAAACGAAGTtggttgatgatgatgatctgATGAAGTGCTCTGAAAATCAG CTTGTCTCAGCTGCTCGTAAATATTGGAGTTCAGAAATGCTCTCTGTTGGCATGAAAGTTTTGGACAAGCTTGAAAATCTTTACAACAAGTTTCCAAAGAAGAATGCTGATCCAGTGTTTTGCCAAAGCAGGTGCCTTACCCATATTTGTGAGGTCTCAGTATATCTTTTGCAATCAAAATGTTTGAAGCTAAGGGATCAAGATACGGAGAGATTGCAGAGACGTGTAAAGTTTTCAACTGAGAGTGTTGTTACGAACATATTTCCTATGGATTGGAGGAGTTCATTGAAGGAGAATATGATTTCTCTCAGAAGAACTGATGCTCTAAAGAATGCGCTGGAACAAGTAATAGTTGAGTATACTAGCTCCAAGACGGAGCTGTCTTTTGGGCAAATTGGAAGGCTTGTAATGGTTATTCTCGGGTCCGGTAAGCTGAATAGTGAACTATACGAGAAGCTTGTGGAAAAACTGGACCGCCACCAGCCATGGGAGGAGTTCATTGAGAATCTCTGTGGGAATATTGGCCCTGGAAACAGCAGTCAAGAACCGAGAGAGGTGTCTGTAATGTTGAAGTTTTGTGATGCTTTGGTTGATACTTATAATGTGAACTGGAGGGTTGTTAATGATTACATATCACCTGGATGCTTTTTGTACCTTGTGGAGCGCCTTGTGATTTGGGCAACTTGCTTCAAGGGTTATGCTATCACTACAAGTTCTTGCTTTATTGAGTGGCTGATATACCAAGAAGAAGATGCCGACGTAAGTTCCATAGTTGCTGATGTGCAACCATCTTTGGTTGCAATCCTTAATGTAGTTCGGGAGTGTGTTTTTAATAAGAGGGATATGGTTGATTGGATTAAAAAGACCAATGAAAATTGGAAGAACTATTATTCGCAGCTCATATTGAGATTTGTTGTTGTGTTATGCTTggtttatgtgaattttggTACGGGTCAAGATATACTCTATGATTTGCTGGGGAGGGGCTTTATCACTGAGCAGCTACCATGGGAATTTTATGACGCCCTTAAGAGGAGGAGGATACACAAATCTTTTAGTATAAATGTGAGTGTGCTTGCTGCAGCTTTTCAGAAGATCAGTAATACTTTGGTAATTGCAAGTTTCGGGTCCGATTGTTCAAGGTTCTTATGTTCAGATGCCATATTTGTTGACATGAAGGCCAACCGTTCCAGGGATGACATACTGAGGAAATTGTTTCCTAAACCACATGTACTACAAGCTTCCCAAGATACATCTGTTGAATCAGGAGCCAATAGTTCTAAGATCCTGCCATCGAACTCAGATGTGGTGGAACCATTAGAGACTGGTGATGCTGGGGGCGTGGCCAGTCACTCTATAGGTGAGAAACATTGCACAGATATGCCTTCAACTGCTACTTCTAAG CCTCAACCAATTTCAAGCTCAGCCTCTCAACCAAAGGCTTCCGATACTCAAATTCCCTCTAATCCAGAG CCCAAAGAGACTGTACCAGATCCTAATGCAGAGAAGGCAGATGCAAGTGCTAGTTCTGTTCAAGGCACTGAG GCATCAAATCAAGTTGCAATCTCCCCCCAATATTCCTCTCAAAAACTAGTGATCGATGAGACTATTTCAACCAGTCCGATTGACAAAGAG TCTCATACAGTTATAGATACAACTCCTCAATCAGAGGTTCTTGAGACACAAGTTGCCTCTACTTCAGAG AAATCCAACGTTGATGAATTGGGGGTAAGGGAAGAAGAAATGGCTGATCAGACTGAAGACACGGGTTCCGTCCCCCCCAAAGAG GAGGAGGTTTCTTCTTCCACCATGACCCAACAAATAGTCATATCAGAAAAGACAAGTGTCAGAACTGAAGAAGAGTTGGGCCACTCTGAGCAAGAG cTCTCAAGTGTTGAAAATCTGCCCCTTCAAGCTGAGAACATAGAGATGGAAGCAGTGGAGCACTTGATCAAACCCAGACTTTCTGTCGTCCAACCTTCCAAAGCTTTTGACCCCATCATCGAGATGGTATGGATGGCTAATGCTTCTCATCTTAACccgaaggtccctgaaggcaCCGTTGGGCAGATTGGTCCGATTGATACTCAACCCTCTCCAAGTCATGTTGAAGGTTCTGATGAACAAGCCACAGAAAATGAGCCTTATGTCGCCTCTGCTCCCATTCAGGAGACCTGTGTAAGTGCTTCA